A genomic stretch from Candidatus Ishikawaella capsulata Mpkobe includes:
- a CDS encoding prephenate dehydratase domain-containing protein, translated as MHVCHLIPDNKLIYHNKNKQVYCKYLTIMNEISNIEIWDIIRYFRIIVAYLENIQHNLLEKIHNSSASKITRIAFLGPKGSFSYLAACNYASRLCKKIVEVSCIKFRDIINKVENQQAEYAILPLENSTSGSINDVYDLLPYTKLSIVNEIILPIDHCILVSTKTDLQKIKTIYSHVQPFQQCSNFINSFPHWNIKYTQSTAAAMQTVSLLNSPQVAALGSEVGGKIYNLQVVARNLANECRNITRFIVLARKPIKVDEHIPAKTTIMIVTKPRQGALLDALLILHQNNLAMSKLESRPIPGNPWEEIFFIDIKHNLNSEDMKQAIKELKLMSSLIKVLGCYPAEMVVTIHKE; from the coding sequence ATGCATGTCTGTCATTTAATTCCTGATAATAAATTAATTTACCACAATAAAAACAAGCAGGTTTATTGTAAATACTTAACCATTATGAACGAAATATCGAACATAGAGATATGGGATATTATACGCTATTTTAGGATAATTGTCGCCTATTTAGAAAATATACAGCACAATTTACTGGAGAAAATTCATAATTCTTCAGCTAGTAAAATTACTCGCATTGCTTTTTTGGGTCCAAAAGGTTCTTTTTCTTATCTAGCCGCTTGCAATTACGCTTCTCGATTATGTAAGAAAATAGTTGAAGTTAGCTGTATTAAATTTCGAGACATTATCAATAAAGTAGAAAATCAGCAAGCTGAATATGCAATTTTACCTCTTGAAAATAGCACATCTGGTTCTATTAATGATGTATATGATCTTTTACCATACACCAAACTTTCAATCGTTAATGAAATTATTTTACCTATTGATCATTGTATATTAGTATCTACTAAAACTGATTTGCAAAAAATTAAAACTATTTATAGTCACGTGCAACCTTTTCAACAATGTAGTAATTTTATTAATAGTTTTCCTCATTGGAATATTAAATATACACAAAGCACAGCTGCAGCAATGCAAACCGTGTCCCTACTAAACTCTCCTCAAGTAGCTGCATTAGGTAGTGAAGTAGGTGGCAAAATTTATAACTTACAGGTAGTAGCCCGTAATTTAGCTAATGAATGCAGAAATATCACCAGATTTATTGTATTAGCTCGTAAACCCATTAAAGTTGATGAACATATACCAGCTAAAACAACCATAATGATAGTAACTAAACCCAGACAAGGTGCATTACTAGATGCTTTACTTATTTTACATCAGAATAATTTGGCTATGAGTAAATTAGAATCTAGACCTATTCCGGGTAATCCTTGGGAAGAAATATTTTTTATTGATATTAAACACAATTTAAACTCAGAAGATATGAAACAAGCCATAAAAGAACTAAAACTAATGTCAAGCTTAATAAAAGTACTTGGATGTTATCCAGCAGAAATGGTAGTAACCATTCACAAAGAGTAA
- the tyrA gene encoding bifunctional chorismate mutase/prephenate dehydrogenase: MVSELMCLRNKIDQNDKALLEILAKRLRLVAQVGEVKSRYGLPIYVPDREASLLASRRKEAEDLGISPELIEDILRRIMRESYSNENDKGFKTLCPTLRSIVIVGGKGQMGRLFKKMLKLSGYKVKIFDKDNWKQPNILLNAGMVIISVPLHLTEEVIYKLPKLPKDCILVDLSSIKEKPLQAMLKVHKGPVLGLHPMFGPDTDNLAKQVIICCHGRQPEIYQCFLEQIQVWGVCIHYMNAIEHDKNMAFIQALRHFTTFVYGLHLVEENSNLPQLLALSSPIYRLELIMVGRLFAQSPQLYADIIMSSKMNISLIRRYYSRFGKAIKLLEIGNKKAFINSFRRIEDWFGPYAKRFLIESRGLLQTANDNR; the protein is encoded by the coding sequence ATGGTAAGTGAATTAATGTGCTTGCGTAATAAGATTGACCAAAATGATAAGGCTCTGCTTGAGATTTTAGCGAAGAGGTTAAGGCTTGTTGCTCAAGTAGGAGAAGTGAAAAGTCGGTATGGTTTACCTATTTATGTCCCCGATCGTGAAGCATCTTTGTTAGCTTCACGTCGTAAAGAAGCAGAAGATTTAGGAATCTCTCCTGAATTGATAGAAGATATATTACGTCGTATAATGCGAGAGTCATATAGTAATGAAAATGATAAAGGTTTTAAAACGCTATGTCCTACTTTGAGATCAATTGTTATTGTTGGTGGAAAAGGCCAAATGGGTCGTTTATTCAAAAAGATGTTAAAGTTATCTGGTTATAAAGTTAAAATTTTTGATAAAGATAATTGGAAACAACCAAACATTTTGTTAAATGCTGGCATGGTGATTATTAGCGTTCCTCTTCATTTGACGGAAGAAGTAATATATAAATTACCTAAATTACCTAAAGACTGTATTTTAGTAGATTTATCTTCTATAAAGGAGAAACCTTTACAAGCAATGTTAAAAGTTCATAAAGGTCCAGTGCTAGGGTTACATCCAATGTTTGGTCCAGATACCGATAACTTAGCTAAGCAAGTAATCATTTGTTGTCATGGACGTCAACCGGAAATTTATCAATGTTTTTTAGAACAAATCCAAGTGTGGGGTGTATGTATTCACTATATGAATGCAATTGAACATGATAAAAACATGGCGTTTATTCAAGCATTACGTCATTTTACTACTTTTGTTTACGGACTACATTTAGTAGAAGAAAACTCTAATTTACCGCAGCTCTTAGCACTTTCTTCCCCAATATACCGATTAGAACTAATAATGGTAGGAAGATTATTTGCACAAAGCCCACAACTTTATGCTGATATAATTATGTCTTCAAAAATGAATATTTCTCTTATTAGAAGATACTATTCACGTTTTGGAAAGGCTATTAAATTGTTAGAAATAGGAAATAAAAAAGCTTTTATAAATAGTTTTCGTCGTATAGAAGATTGGTTTGGCCCTTATGCTAAAAGGTTTTTAATTGAAAGTCGGGGTTTATTACAAACTGCTAATGATAATCGTTAA
- a CDS encoding 3-deoxy-7-phosphoheptulonate synthase, with protein MQRDALNNVHISDEKILITPQELKIKFPLTRLQERQIAESRQIISNIIAGRDLRFLIVCGPCSIHDPEAAIDYATRLKNLSMQLQDKLYIVMRVYFEKPRTTIGWKGLINDPYMDNSCDMEKGLHIARQLLINIIEIGLPLATEALDPNSPQYLGDLFSWSAIGARTTESQTHREMASGLSMPVGFKNSTDGSLCTAINAMRAAAMPHRFMGINQSGQVCLLQTQGNPDGHVILRGGKLPNYEPEDVFHCEQEMLKAGLHPALMIDCSHDNSNKDFRRQPIVAQSVLQQIKDGNISIIGLMLESNLYEGNQSTDKPKEKMKYGVSVTDACIDWETTEKLLYMIYDNLPERLLS; from the coding sequence ATGCAAAGAGATGCGCTCAATAATGTGCATATTTCTGATGAAAAAATTCTTATTACACCGCAAGAACTAAAGATTAAGTTTCCTCTTACTAGACTACAAGAAAGACAAATTGCGGAATCACGTCAAATTATTTCTAATATTATTGCAGGTCGTGACTTACGTTTTCTGATAGTCTGTGGACCATGTTCTATTCATGATCCTGAAGCGGCAATTGATTATGCAACTAGATTGAAAAATCTTTCCATGCAGTTACAAGATAAATTATATATTGTTATGCGAGTTTATTTTGAAAAACCTAGAACTACTATTGGCTGGAAAGGGTTAATTAATGATCCCTATATGGATAACTCATGCGATATGGAAAAAGGCTTACATATTGCAAGGCAACTTTTAATCAATATTATTGAAATAGGTTTACCATTAGCAACAGAAGCACTTGATCCAAACAGCCCTCAATATTTAGGTGATCTATTTAGTTGGTCGGCAATTGGTGCACGTACTACGGAATCTCAAACTCATCGTGAAATGGCTTCTGGTCTCTCCATGCCTGTAGGTTTTAAAAATAGTACGGATGGCAGTTTATGTACTGCTATTAATGCTATGCGTGCTGCTGCTATGCCACACAGATTTATGGGTATTAATCAGTCTGGGCAAGTTTGCTTATTGCAAACTCAAGGTAATCCTGATGGTCATGTTATCCTACGGGGGGGGAAACTACCTAATTATGAACCAGAAGATGTTTTTCATTGCGAACAAGAAATGCTTAAAGCTGGATTGCATCCTGCTTTAATGATAGATTGTAGTCATGATAATTCTAATAAAGATTTTCGACGTCAACCTATTGTTGCTCAATCTGTTCTTCAACAAATTAAAGATGGTAATATTTCTATTATTGGATTAATGCTGGAAAGTAATTTATATGAAGGTAATCAATCAACAGATAAACCTAAAGAGAAAATGAAATATGGAGTTTCTGTTACTGATGCTTGTATTGACTGGGAAACGACTGAAAAGTTATTATATATGATTTATGACAATCTTCCGGAAAGATTACTATCATGA
- the rplS gene encoding 50S ribosomal protein L19 — translation MSDLIKEIEARQMKKTMPNFNIGDTIEVKVWVVEGSKKRLQAFEGVVIAIRNRSFQSAFTVRKVSHGEGVERVFPFHSPVIDSIIIKRKGCVGKAKLYYLRKHTGKAARIKERLN, via the coding sequence ATGAGTGATTTGATTAAAGAAATTGAAGCCAGACAAATGAAAAAAACTATGCCTAATTTTAATATTGGTGATACTATAGAAGTAAAAGTATGGGTCGTAGAAGGATCTAAAAAGCGTTTACAAGCTTTTGAAGGTGTAGTAATTGCTATTCGTAATCGCAGTTTTCAGTCAGCGTTTACAGTTCGTAAAGTATCTCATGGTGAAGGAGTTGAACGTGTATTCCCATTTCATTCTCCAGTAATAGATAGTATTATTATTAAACGGAAAGGATGTGTTGGTAAAGCTAAATTATATTATTTAAGAAAACACACTGGAAAAGCAGCTCGTATTAAAGAACGTCTTAATTAA
- the trmD gene encoding tRNA (guanosine(37)-N1)-methyltransferase TrmD, which translates to MRIGIISLFERMFDAITKYGIIGRAVKHGQLQIKIWNPRNFTSDNYRSVDSPPYGGGPGMLMMPQPLKQAIQAAKLDNDYDGYPIKVIYLSAQGKKLTQNTVRKLASYKRLILVCGRYKGIDERVIESEIDEELSIGDYVLSGGELPAMVLIDSVARYIPGIVGTAASLDADSFSQQGLLDCPHYTRPAVLEGMEVPSVLLSGNHKNIYYWRLKQSLGRTWLRRPKLLQSLPLTSEQLKLLMEFQRDYQNKSS; encoded by the coding sequence ATGAGGATAGGTATTATCAGTTTATTTGAAAGAATGTTTGATGCTATTACAAAGTACGGAATAATTGGTCGGGCAGTAAAACATGGTCAACTTCAAATTAAGATATGGAATCCTCGTAATTTCACAAGTGATAATTATCGTAGTGTAGATAGTCCACCTTATGGTGGAGGACCAGGTATGCTGATGATGCCACAACCTTTAAAACAGGCTATTCAGGCAGCTAAATTAGATAACGATTATGATGGTTATCCAATTAAAGTAATTTATCTCTCTGCTCAAGGGAAAAAACTTACTCAGAATACTGTGCGTAAATTAGCTTCTTATAAGCGACTTATTTTAGTATGTGGACGCTATAAAGGTATTGATGAACGTGTGATTGAGTCGGAAATTGATGAAGAATTATCAATAGGTGATTATGTGCTTAGTGGAGGAGAATTACCAGCAATGGTATTAATTGATTCCGTCGCACGATATATTCCTGGAATTGTAGGTACAGCAGCTTCATTAGATGCTGATTCATTTTCGCAGCAGGGTTTACTAGATTGTCCCCATTATACACGTCCGGCAGTATTAGAAGGAATGGAAGTTCCATCAGTGCTATTATCTGGAAATCATAAAAATATTTATTATTGGCGTTTAAAACAGTCGTTAGGTCGTACTTGGTTAAGAAGACCTAAATTATTACAAAGCCTGCCTTTAACTTCAGAACAATTAAAATTGTTAATGGAATTTCAGCGTGATTATCAAAATAAATCATCTTAA
- the rimM gene encoding ribosome maturation factor RimM (Essential for efficient processing of 16S rRNA) → MNDKIYSNRLVIGKFTSAYSIRGWLKLRSFTESMTNVINYQPWLVYFQNSWKKITVEKWKFYKNSLIVKIQDINDRSMAERLTNYKIMIETTQLPILDEGYYWKDLIGCTIVHHESYHIVGRVINLMETGSNDVLVVHGTQSNSSLINEQLIPFIKDRVIKKVNLLLKIIEVDWDQNF, encoded by the coding sequence ATGAATGACAAAATTTATTCTAATCGTTTGGTCATAGGTAAATTTACTTCTGCTTATAGTATTAGAGGTTGGTTGAAATTGCGTTCGTTTACTGAAAGTATGACAAATGTTATTAATTATCAACCTTGGTTGGTTTATTTTCAAAACTCTTGGAAAAAAATCACTGTAGAAAAATGGAAATTTTATAAAAATAGTTTAATAGTCAAGATTCAAGATATAAACGATCGAAGTATGGCTGAAAGACTAACCAATTATAAAATAATGATTGAAACAACACAACTTCCTATTTTAGATGAAGGTTATTACTGGAAGGATTTAATTGGTTGTACCATAGTGCACCATGAAAGCTATCATATAGTAGGAAGAGTCATTAACTTAATGGAAACAGGTTCAAACGACGTTTTGGTAGTTCATGGGACTCAATCTAATTCTTCATTAATCAATGAACAACTAATTCCTTTTATAAAGGATAGAGTAATTAAAAAAGTTAATCTTCTGTTAAAGATAATAGAAGTAGATTGGGACCAGAATTTTTAA
- the rpsP gene encoding 30S ribosomal protein S16, producing the protein MVKIRLAYHGAKKRPFFQIVVTDCRKARNGKFIERIGFFNPISSGRSIPMRLDLNRIAYWISKGAQLSNRVQSLIKKYQND; encoded by the coding sequence ATGGTAAAAATTCGTTTAGCATATCACGGAGCTAAAAAACGTCCATTTTTCCAAATTGTCGTCACTGATTGTCGTAAAGCTCGCAATGGTAAATTTATTGAACGTATAGGATTCTTTAATCCTATTTCTTCTGGAAGATCTATTCCCATGCGTTTAGATCTAAACCGTATTGCTTATTGGATTAGTAAAGGAGCCCAATTATCTAATCGTGTTCAATCATTAATCAAAAAATATCAAAATGATTAA
- the ffh gene encoding signal recognition particle protein has product MFDNLTNSLSLSLHKIQGSGRLTENNIEDTLRNVRMTLLEADVALPVVREFINKVKIVALGQDINKNLTPGQTFIKIIQRELIKAISADNINLNLAIQPPAVILLAGLQGVGKTTSVGKLGKLIQEKRKKKVLVVSLDVYRPAAIKQLELLAHQAGIDFYASNTEDKPINIANGALNYAKINFYDVLLIDTPGCSHINEILIEEIKQIHTEVNPIETLFVLDATIGQNAANIGKAFNNILPITGIILTKVDSDARGGAVLSVCYITGKPIKFIGVGEKIDALEVFSPERIASRILGMGDILSLIDDIESKVNLQKAENLAKKLQSNKYFSLNDFLEQLQYMRSIGGMANLLDKLPAIKKVSYNMQLPINDQAMIKMEAIIKSMTNQEREHPEIIKSSRKRRIATGAGLHVQDVNRLLKQFHDIEKMISTLKKSKMSKMIHNLKKMLFQKN; this is encoded by the coding sequence ATGTTTGATAATTTAACTAATAGTTTATCTCTATCTTTACATAAAATCCAAGGTTCAGGAAGACTAACTGAAAATAATATCGAAGATACATTACGCAATGTTCGTATGACATTGCTTGAAGCAGATGTTGCATTACCGGTAGTGCGTGAATTTATTAATAAAGTGAAAATTGTTGCATTAGGTCAAGATATTAATAAAAATTTAACTCCGGGGCAAACTTTTATTAAAATAATTCAACGTGAGTTAATTAAAGCTATTAGTGCTGATAATATTAACTTAAACTTAGCAATACAACCACCAGCAGTAATACTACTAGCTGGTCTACAAGGAGTTGGTAAAACAACTAGTGTCGGTAAACTCGGTAAACTTATTCAGGAAAAACGCAAAAAGAAAGTTTTAGTGGTTTCATTGGATGTATACCGTCCCGCAGCAATTAAACAATTAGAGTTATTAGCACACCAAGCTGGTATAGATTTTTACGCCAGCAATACTGAAGATAAACCAATTAATATTGCTAATGGTGCTTTAAATTACGCAAAAATAAATTTCTACGATGTTTTATTAATAGATACTCCTGGTTGTTCACATATTAATGAAATTCTTATAGAAGAAATTAAACAAATACATACAGAAGTTAATCCAATAGAAACGCTATTTGTTCTCGATGCTACTATTGGCCAAAATGCAGCTAATATAGGAAAAGCATTTAATAATATTTTGCCTATAACAGGAATAATTTTAACTAAAGTTGATAGTGATGCGCGGGGAGGTGCTGTATTATCAGTATGCTATATTACGGGTAAACCTATTAAGTTTATTGGTGTAGGTGAAAAAATTGATGCATTAGAAGTGTTTTCTCCAGAACGGATTGCATCACGTATATTGGGAATGGGTGATATTTTATCATTAATTGATGATATTGAAAGTAAAGTTAATTTACAAAAAGCAGAAAATTTAGCGAAAAAATTACAAAGTAATAAATATTTTAGTCTAAATGATTTTTTAGAACAATTGCAGTATATGCGAAGTATTGGAGGTATGGCTAACTTATTAGATAAGCTTCCAGCAATAAAAAAAGTATCATATAATATGCAATTACCAATTAATGATCAAGCAATGATAAAAATGGAAGCTATTATTAAATCTATGACTAATCAAGAACGCGAACATCCAGAAATTATTAAAAGTTCTCGTAAACGTAGAATAGCTACTGGAGCGGGACTGCATGTACAAGATGTAAATCGATTACTCAAGCAATTTCATGACATAGAAAAAATGATAAGTACCTTAAAGAAAAGTAAGATGTCTAAGATGATCCATAACCTAAAAAAGATGCTTTTTCAAAAAAATTAA
- the luxS gene encoding S-ribosylhomocysteine lyase, with product MPLLDSFKIDHTRMTAPAIRMAKIMHTFHGDTITVFDLRFCVPNKEIMPEKGIHTLEHLFANFMRQHLSTADIIDISPMGCRTGFYMSLIGFPKEEVVLFSWKLSMKDVLNVKDQKSIPELNKYQCGSYKMHSLEEAHHIARHVLEKGIQINYNKNLELPTKMQPECN from the coding sequence ATGCCATTACTAGATAGCTTTAAAATAGATCATACCCGTATGACTGCACCAGCCATCAGAATGGCTAAAATTATGCATACTTTTCATGGAGATACCATTACTGTTTTTGATCTACGTTTTTGCGTTCCGAATAAAGAAATAATGCCTGAAAAAGGAATCCATACTTTAGAACATTTATTTGCTAATTTCATGAGACAGCATTTATCTACAGCTGATATTATTGATATTTCTCCCATGGGCTGTCGTACTGGATTTTATATGAGCTTAATTGGTTTTCCAAAAGAGGAGGTGGTATTATTTTCTTGGAAATTATCTATGAAAGATGTTCTTAATGTAAAAGATCAAAAATCTATTCCAGAATTAAATAAATATCAATGTGGTAGTTATAAAATGCATTCTTTAGAGGAAGCTCACCACATTGCACGACATGTCTTAGAAAAAGGAATACAAATCAATTATAATAAAAATCTTGAACTGCCAACAAAAATGCAACCAGAATGTAATTGA
- the gshA gene encoding glutamate--cysteine ligase, producing the protein MIPDLSKTLVELKKYPGTLKGICRGIERETLRVKQDGSLTDTSHPTSLGSALTHQWITTDFAEALLELVTPRDDIDDINYLVRFLSDLHRYVAQELTQERMWPFSMPCIINDPNKIKLAEYGKSNIGRMKTLYRRGLKNRYGAMMQIIAGVHYNFSLPIAFWQKSLGKTNITTEDISSGYLTLIRNYYRFGWIIPYLFGASPAMHSSFLEGRKTNLCFETDGKEILWLPYATSLRLSNVGYNNKKNVLDFTYNSLEEYVDTLNNAINTPSDDYLKIGIRDKNNHLLQLNANVLQTENELYVPVRPKRFSNSANPGRDLLLQKGIEYIEIRSLDINPFSTIGINYDQIRFLDLFLIWCSLTNQSKMTKEELHSNRKNWNKISLEGRKPNLEIDLNGGKDKCTLLEIGKRIFNDLYYLAKILDTNEGDMQYQNVCNKFIKFFENPELTYSARILHRIKTEGFLTTAMMLAENHYSLLKNESLEILSQQDFLRQLKESIESQHKIEKNDCMEFERYLDSLYY; encoded by the coding sequence GTGATTCCTGATCTATCTAAAACATTGGTAGAGTTAAAAAAATATCCAGGTACTCTTAAAGGTATTTGTCGTGGAATTGAACGTGAAACTCTACGTGTTAAACAGGATGGATCTTTAACAGATACTTCCCATCCTACTTCATTGGGTTCTGCTCTCACACATCAATGGATTACCACAGATTTTGCAGAAGCTTTACTTGAATTAGTTACACCTAGAGATGATATTGATGATATCAATTATCTAGTAAGATTTTTATCAGATCTTCATCGTTATGTGGCACAAGAATTAACACAAGAAAGAATGTGGCCTTTTAGTATGCCTTGCATAATTAATGATCCTAACAAAATTAAATTAGCCGAGTATGGAAAATCCAATATTGGCAGAATGAAAACTTTGTATCGTAGAGGATTAAAAAATCGCTACGGAGCTATGATGCAAATTATTGCTGGGGTTCATTATAATTTTTCTTTACCTATTGCTTTTTGGCAAAAGTCTCTGGGTAAAACAAATATAACTACAGAGGATATATCATCTGGTTATTTAACTTTAATTCGCAATTATTACCGTTTCGGCTGGATTATACCATATTTGTTTGGTGCTTCCCCCGCGATGCATTCCAGTTTTTTAGAAGGACGCAAAACCAACTTATGCTTTGAGACTGATGGAAAAGAAATATTATGGCTACCTTATGCAACATCATTACGTCTAAGTAATGTAGGTTATAATAATAAAAAAAATGTTTTGGACTTTACTTATAACTCCTTAGAAGAATACGTTGATACTTTGAATAATGCTATTAACACTCCATCCGATGATTATCTGAAAATAGGAATAAGAGATAAAAACAATCATTTATTACAGCTGAATGCAAATGTTCTTCAAACTGAAAATGAATTGTATGTTCCTGTTCGCCCTAAACGCTTTAGTAATTCTGCTAATCCAGGAAGAGACTTGTTATTACAGAAAGGAATTGAATATATTGAAATACGTTCATTAGATATTAATCCATTTTCTACTATTGGAATAAATTATGATCAAATACGTTTTTTAGATCTTTTCCTCATTTGGTGTAGTTTAACTAATCAATCTAAAATGACTAAAGAAGAACTTCATTCTAATCGTAAAAATTGGAATAAGATTAGTTTGGAGGGAAGAAAACCAAATTTAGAAATTGATCTTAACGGTGGTAAAGATAAGTGCACATTACTGGAAATAGGTAAAAGAATTTTTAACGACTTATATTATTTAGCAAAAATTTTAGATACTAATGAAGGAGATATGCAGTATCAAAATGTTTGTAATAAATTCATCAAATTCTTTGAAAATCCTGAACTTACGTATTCTGCTCGCATATTACATCGGATAAAAACAGAAGGTTTCCTTACTACTGCAATGATGTTAGCAGAGAATCATTATTCTTTATTAAAAAATGAATCATTGGAAATTCTTTCACAACAAGATTTTCTGCGCCAGTTAAAAGAGTCCATTGAAAGCCAACATAAAATTGAAAAAAATGATTGTATGGAATTTGAACGTTATCTAGATTCTTTATACTACTAA